The following are encoded in a window of Ignicoccus islandicus DSM 13165 genomic DNA:
- a CDS encoding dolichol kinase codes for MTMLEEAVITIILISWVAIVIKYLTRKIYYSKLREIYGEELVRYINRKIIHILAGGTVLLFPLIYDSFVIPVTLSLGVTIALLIRRKSNNIMEWFQNESDDYEIHFTAMTTLLLFLGYLLGNPWYGVVPIAFMALGDGVTGIVRGIVLRRREKSWIGNLAMLIVNIPIGSILGVPGIAAGIVAAIIEKFEFFGGKIDDNVTIPLISFLTILAVDALM; via the coding sequence TTGACGATGCTCGAGGAAGCAGTTATTACAATAATACTTATTTCATGGGTCGCAATAGTAATAAAATACTTGACGAGGAAAATATACTACAGCAAGCTTAGGGAAATATATGGAGAGGAGTTAGTTAGATATATAAATAGAAAAATCATACACATACTAGCAGGAGGGACAGTGCTTCTCTTTCCGCTAATTTACGATTCCTTCGTAATCCCAGTTACATTAAGTCTGGGAGTTACGATCGCGTTGTTAATTAGGCGTAAGAGTAACAACATTATGGAATGGTTCCAAAACGAGTCCGATGACTACGAGATACACTTCACGGCAATGACGACGCTTCTCTTATTCTTGGGTTACCTCCTAGGCAATCCTTGGTATGGAGTAGTACCGATAGCGTTCATGGCTCTGGGCGATGGCGTTACTGGAATAGTTCGAGGTATCGTGCTAAGGCGTAGAGAGAAGTCGTGGATAGGTAACCTAGCAATGTTGATAGTTAACATACCAATAGGCTCAATACTCGGAGTGCCTGGAATAGCAGCTGGAATAGTTGCCGCCATAATAGAGAAATTCGAGTTCTTTGGAGGTAAAATAGATGATAACGTAACAATACCTCTTATTTCCTTCCTTACAATACTTGCTGTAGATGCGTTAATGTGA
- a CDS encoding RtcB family protein has product MSSNIPLKKVGKYEWLIEKGVKPCMKVPAIIFADEYLLEKMKSDRTLDQAANVACLPGIQRASFVMPDGHQGYGFPIGGVAATAVDENGVISPGGVGYDINCGVRVLRTNLDEKDVRPKIKELVYELFRNVPSGLGSTGKVRLSISELDRVLEEGVYWAVERGYGWSEDPEHIEEHGRMKTADASKVSQRAKMRGAPQLGTLGSGNHFLEVQVVEKIYDEHAAKVMGITHEGQVLVMVHTGSRGLGHQVASDYLIKMERAMKRYGINVPDRELASVPWNTPEAQDYFKAMSAAANYAWTNRQLITHWVRESFKNVFKTDPENLDMHIIYDVAHNIAKFEEHDVDGKRRKLIVHRKGATRAFPPGHPEIPSDYQGIGQPVLIPGSMGTASYILVGQPTGARTWFSTCHGAGRWLSRAAAIRTYRPSQVIQELSSKGVVVKAAQARVVAEEAPGAYKDVDRVVKVVHEVGISKLVVKLRPLGVVKG; this is encoded by the coding sequence ATGTCTTCGAACATACCCCTCAAGAAGGTAGGTAAATACGAGTGGCTCATCGAAAAAGGAGTTAAACCCTGCATGAAAGTCCCAGCAATAATCTTTGCGGACGAGTACTTGCTCGAAAAAATGAAGAGCGATAGGACTCTCGATCAAGCAGCTAACGTGGCGTGCTTGCCGGGCATTCAAAGGGCCTCCTTCGTAATGCCAGATGGTCACCAAGGTTACGGCTTCCCCATAGGCGGCGTCGCCGCTACTGCAGTTGACGAAAACGGAGTCATCTCCCCCGGCGGAGTAGGCTACGACATTAACTGCGGAGTGAGGGTATTAAGGACTAACTTAGATGAGAAAGACGTCAGACCTAAAATAAAGGAATTAGTATACGAACTCTTCAGGAACGTACCATCAGGTTTAGGCAGTACCGGTAAAGTGAGGTTATCGATAAGTGAGCTCGATCGAGTGTTGGAAGAAGGCGTATACTGGGCCGTGGAAAGAGGTTACGGATGGAGCGAAGATCCGGAACACATAGAGGAACACGGGAGAATGAAGACGGCTGACGCTAGTAAGGTGAGTCAAAGGGCCAAAATGAGGGGCGCGCCTCAGTTAGGAACTCTCGGTAGCGGCAACCACTTCCTCGAAGTTCAAGTAGTCGAGAAAATCTACGACGAGCACGCGGCTAAGGTAATGGGCATAACCCATGAAGGCCAAGTCCTAGTGATGGTCCACACTGGATCGAGAGGTCTGGGGCACCAAGTGGCGAGCGATTACCTAATAAAGATGGAGAGAGCTATGAAGAGATATGGCATCAACGTACCGGATAGGGAGTTGGCATCAGTTCCTTGGAATACTCCGGAAGCGCAAGATTACTTCAAAGCGATGAGTGCGGCTGCCAACTACGCGTGGACCAACAGGCAGTTGATTACCCACTGGGTAAGGGAGAGCTTCAAGAACGTCTTCAAAACCGATCCCGAGAACTTGGACATGCACATAATTTACGACGTAGCTCACAACATAGCTAAATTCGAAGAGCACGACGTGGATGGAAAGAGGAGGAAGCTAATAGTACACAGAAAGGGAGCCACTAGAGCCTTCCCTCCAGGTCATCCCGAGATACCTTCCGACTATCAAGGAATAGGTCAACCGGTACTAATACCCGGCTCTATGGGAACTGCCAGCTACATACTAGTAGGTCAGCCTACAGGTGCAAGAACGTGGTTCAGCACTTGTCACGGAGCCGGAAGGTGGCTCTCGAGAGCGGCTGCAATTAGGACCTACAGACCGAGCCAAGTAATCCAAGAGCTCAGTAGTAAAGGTGTAGTAGTAAAGGCCGCCCAAGCTAGGGTAGTGGCGGAAGAGGCTCCGGGAGCCTACAAAGACGTGGACAGAGTTGTAAAGGTAGTACATGAAGTTGGAATAAGCAAACTAGTAGTTAAGCTAAGGCCACTTGGCGTCGTGAAAGGCTAA
- a CDS encoding molybdopterin molybdotransferase MoeA, with protein sequence MGLTKLNPVEKVINEIYPYFSSITVTTVRFNEATSRYSAQRVVAVEDNPPVPKSVLDGFAVNSEDVFGASEYSPIELEIGKEWKPGVAVYVNTGDPLPQGTDTVIPIEAVKVVGNKVLVFKQYPPGNAVAKIGEDLRKGETIIDKGVLIRPWHVAALASQGIIEVDVIDPKIAVAATGDEIVEPWEGNGVRNSTAWLVASFFRERIGSVPSYHGILRDDEEAIKNFVEVALDKYDIVITTGGSSVGKRDISVKVMEKLADKWIHGVALTPGRPLGIGVRDGKLMVSLSGYPVAALSQLEVVVWPIIKKAHELKEPPRPKVRAKLKRRLPVTPNMLHLYRVVVCSREGELWVEPLRLTGSGILSSLIKSNGIVVAGVRGETGYDAGDEIEVELIGDIVPCK encoded by the coding sequence TTGGGTCTCACGAAACTCAATCCCGTTGAGAAAGTGATTAACGAAATTTACCCATACTTTTCTTCTATAACAGTAACAACTGTTCGCTTCAATGAAGCCACCTCTAGGTACTCTGCTCAAAGAGTCGTTGCGGTAGAAGACAATCCTCCCGTACCGAAGTCCGTCCTAGATGGGTTCGCCGTCAACTCCGAGGACGTTTTCGGTGCTTCAGAATATTCACCCATAGAGTTAGAAATAGGAAAGGAATGGAAACCAGGAGTAGCTGTCTACGTCAATACGGGGGATCCTTTACCTCAGGGTACTGATACGGTAATTCCTATTGAGGCCGTGAAGGTCGTCGGTAACAAAGTGCTAGTATTCAAACAATACCCTCCGGGTAATGCAGTAGCTAAAATTGGCGAGGATCTAAGGAAGGGCGAAACTATAATTGACAAAGGCGTTCTAATTAGACCATGGCACGTAGCGGCCTTGGCGTCTCAAGGAATAATAGAGGTTGATGTGATCGATCCTAAGATAGCTGTTGCTGCCACGGGCGACGAGATCGTGGAACCGTGGGAGGGTAACGGCGTTAGGAACAGTACGGCTTGGCTAGTTGCAAGTTTCTTCCGAGAAAGAATTGGTTCGGTACCCTCTTATCATGGAATATTAAGAGACGATGAGGAAGCCATTAAAAATTTCGTTGAAGTAGCCTTAGATAAGTACGACATAGTAATAACCACTGGAGGCTCCAGCGTAGGCAAGAGAGACATATCGGTAAAGGTCATGGAAAAACTTGCGGATAAATGGATACATGGAGTCGCTCTCACACCCGGAAGACCTCTGGGCATAGGCGTTAGGGACGGTAAACTGATGGTGTCTCTTTCAGGATATCCCGTGGCAGCGCTCTCTCAACTAGAGGTCGTAGTATGGCCAATCATCAAGAAAGCGCACGAATTAAAGGAACCTCCCAGACCTAAGGTAAGAGCCAAGCTAAAGAGGAGACTGCCCGTTACCCCTAACATGCTTCACCTCTATAGGGTCGTCGTGTGTTCGAGGGAAGGTGAGCTCTGGGTCGAACCTCTCAGGCTTACGGGCTCGGGCATACTTTCCTCTTTGATTAAATCTAACGGCATAGTGGTAGCTGGTGTGAGAGGCGAAACGGGGTACGACGCTGGCGATGAAATAGAGGTAGAACTAATAGGAGATATAGTTCCATGTAAATAA
- a CDS encoding 50S ribosomal protein L34e — MVRPAYRSRSRRRVYKRTPGGRTVVHFEKRKPSQAKCAICGKPLNGVPRARPVELRGMAKTEKRPERPYGGYICANCLKKLYKFTVSQIQL; from the coding sequence ATGGTCAGACCCGCGTACAGGTCTAGAAGTAGAAGGAGAGTGTACAAGAGGACGCCGGGAGGAAGAACTGTAGTTCATTTCGAAAAAAGGAAGCCTTCGCAAGCTAAGTGCGCCATCTGCGGTAAGCCGCTAAACGGCGTTCCGAGGGCGAGACCTGTAGAATTAAGAGGAATGGCGAAGACCGAAAAGAGACCTGAAAGACCGTACGGCGGTTACATTTGCGCTAATTGTCTAAAGAAGCTCTATAAGTTCACAGTATCTCAGATTCAACTTTAA
- a CDS encoding adenylate kinase, which yields MKVVIATGVPGVGKTTVTTKAVEILKEKGVKVKVSNFGDYMFKVAKERGWVEHRDEMRKLNLSQQRELQALAAKAIVEDAKKELGDDGVLIVDTHAAINTPTGVWPGLPKHVVEGLNPAIIFVIEASPEEIAARQAKDVGRVRKDYSDVEFLRRFMEFARNSAIASAVLVGAAVNVVYNREGAVEEAAKKVVEAIEKI from the coding sequence TTGAAGGTCGTAATTGCTACCGGTGTTCCGGGCGTAGGTAAGACCACCGTTACCACCAAGGCGGTTGAAATACTCAAGGAAAAGGGAGTCAAAGTAAAGGTATCCAACTTCGGTGATTACATGTTCAAAGTGGCGAAGGAAAGAGGGTGGGTAGAGCACAGAGACGAGATGAGAAAGCTGAACTTGAGCCAACAAAGGGAGTTGCAAGCACTGGCGGCTAAGGCGATAGTAGAAGACGCGAAAAAGGAACTAGGTGACGATGGAGTTCTAATCGTTGATACGCACGCAGCGATAAACACGCCCACCGGCGTGTGGCCTGGCCTTCCCAAACACGTAGTAGAGGGCCTCAATCCAGCAATTATTTTCGTTATAGAAGCTTCCCCAGAAGAGATCGCTGCGAGGCAAGCGAAGGACGTCGGGAGGGTCAGGAAAGATTACTCCGATGTAGAGTTCCTAAGGAGATTCATGGAGTTTGCTAGGAATAGCGCGATTGCTTCCGCAGTTCTAGTAGGCGCTGCTGTTAACGTAGTATACAATAGGGAGGGGGCGGTCGAGGAAGCCGCGAAGAAAGTGGTAGAAGCGATAGAAAAGATCTAA
- the secY gene encoding preprotein translocase subunit SecY: MYEDLGKKFLDVLATIGTYIPSTPRPAKKPDLYKRIFWTALVLIAYLIMSNIPLVGVNVVTSPQVLLMNIVFAANTGTLTQLGIGPIVTAGLVLELLAGAKLIELDITDPEDKKLFTLAQKGFAVLLGVVEAFGLVLSGSLWYSVGQGGVVVSNAPPFPIMLLDAILLAASTVIIIMMDEMVQKGWGIGSGISLFITAGVISGIAWELGGWFEQAGKVIWAGLIPSALMVGLDKVIIGNPLGLPKVPGTQIGAMPDLIGFLATIAMIILIAYLSSVKVNVPVAMHRMRGLRTKIPLNLLYVTNIPVLLAAIVFANVQAIAQSAPNSPLAQLAYFLSPPRGLLMVIHEPLRMLVYSVALTLLSIAFGILWVELSGLDPKTQARNLIESGMQIPGARTDPRHLERVLAKYIYPLTILSSIIVAGLVIVADIFGAYGTGTGLLLATMILVQYYTMLSFERAIETYPLLRKILGE; encoded by the coding sequence TTGTACGAGGACTTGGGTAAGAAGTTCTTGGACGTTTTGGCGACAATAGGAACGTATATACCGTCTACTCCAAGGCCAGCCAAGAAGCCCGACCTATACAAGAGGATCTTCTGGACCGCTTTAGTGCTAATAGCCTATTTGATCATGAGTAATATACCGCTCGTAGGCGTTAACGTCGTTACTTCGCCTCAAGTCCTACTAATGAACATAGTCTTCGCCGCCAACACGGGTACATTGACCCAACTAGGTATAGGACCGATAGTTACCGCTGGTCTAGTGCTGGAATTGCTCGCTGGCGCAAAGTTGATTGAACTTGATATAACGGACCCCGAGGACAAGAAGCTGTTCACGTTAGCACAGAAGGGCTTCGCCGTCTTGCTGGGAGTAGTGGAGGCATTCGGTCTGGTTCTATCTGGAAGCTTGTGGTATTCCGTAGGTCAGGGGGGAGTCGTCGTAAGCAACGCTCCCCCGTTTCCAATAATGCTCTTGGACGCCATCTTACTCGCCGCGTCCACTGTAATTATTATCATGATGGACGAAATGGTCCAAAAGGGTTGGGGAATAGGAAGCGGTATAAGCTTGTTCATAACGGCTGGAGTCATTTCCGGAATAGCGTGGGAACTAGGTGGGTGGTTCGAACAAGCCGGTAAGGTTATATGGGCCGGCTTAATCCCCTCTGCGTTAATGGTCGGGTTAGATAAAGTAATAATTGGCAACCCGCTCGGCCTACCCAAAGTCCCTGGAACCCAAATAGGCGCAATGCCAGACTTGATCGGTTTCTTAGCAACAATAGCGATGATCATCTTAATAGCGTACCTCAGCTCAGTGAAGGTCAACGTACCGGTAGCAATGCATAGAATGAGGGGTCTCAGGACCAAGATTCCACTTAACTTGCTCTACGTAACTAACATACCCGTGTTACTTGCAGCAATAGTTTTCGCGAACGTTCAAGCAATAGCTCAGTCCGCACCAAATAGCCCACTAGCGCAATTAGCCTACTTCCTCTCGCCTCCGAGAGGTCTCCTAATGGTAATTCACGAACCCCTTAGGATGTTAGTATACTCAGTAGCCTTAACCTTACTCTCAATAGCCTTCGGTATTCTATGGGTAGAGCTCTCCGGTCTAGATCCTAAGACCCAAGCTAGGAACTTAATAGAGTCTGGAATGCAAATACCAGGTGCGAGAACTGATCCGAGGCACCTCGAGAGAGTGCTAGCTAAGTACATTTACCCACTAACCATACTTTCGAGTATAATAGTAGCTGGACTAGTTATAGTAGCAGACATTTTCGGAGCGTATGGAACCGGTACCGGTCTACTGCTAGCAACAATGATATTGGTACAGTACTACACAATGTTGAGCTTCGAGAGAGCAATAGAGACTTATCCGCTACTAAGGAAGATTCTGGGGGAGTGA
- the rfbC gene encoding dTDP-4-dehydrorhamnose 3,5-epimerase has product MPFLKFERLEIPDVILIEPKVFPDHRGFFKEIWKRTPFLSNGIPYDFVQANVSLSKKYVVRGLHYQLKPSEMGKLVMVLKGKVFDVAVDIRKGSPYYGRWVGVELSEDNHKILWIPPGFAHGFQALEDDSVVLYLVTKEFDPERDACVRWNDPEIGIEWPYPDKAILSEKDSKCPLLKEARNNFEYPI; this is encoded by the coding sequence ATGCCTTTCTTAAAGTTTGAGAGATTGGAAATACCGGATGTTATATTAATAGAACCTAAAGTGTTCCCGGATCACAGGGGCTTCTTTAAGGAAATATGGAAGCGAACGCCGTTTCTATCTAACGGCATTCCCTACGATTTCGTCCAAGCTAACGTTAGTTTGAGTAAGAAGTACGTGGTTAGAGGCCTACACTACCAATTGAAGCCTTCCGAAATGGGGAAGCTCGTGATGGTCTTGAAAGGTAAGGTTTTCGACGTTGCCGTTGATATAAGAAAGGGGTCTCCTTACTACGGTAGATGGGTTGGCGTGGAACTCAGCGAGGACAATCACAAGATCTTATGGATACCACCGGGCTTCGCTCACGGCTTCCAAGCTTTAGAGGACGATAGCGTCGTATTATATTTAGTTACTAAAGAGTTCGATCCGGAAAGGGATGCGTGCGTTAGATGGAACGACCCGGAGATAGGCATTGAATGGCCTTATCCCGATAAAGCGATATTAAGTGAGAAAGACTCTAAGTGTCCGCTACTGAAGGAGGCTCGTAACAACTTCGAGTATCCAATTTAA
- a CDS encoding TrpB-like pyridoxal phosphate-dependent enzyme encodes MELPNKWYNILPDLPKPLPPLRDPKGAEEEFSRVELLLKVLPQKLIWQENTVERWVPIPDEVLEIYSEIGRPTPLLRARRLEKILGTPARIYFKYEGATPTGSHKINTAIPQAFYAKDEGVEGLTTETGAGQWGTALSLAGAMYDMPVKVFMVRSSFYQKPYRKVVMRLYGADVVPSPSEETEYGKKILQENPDHPGSLGIAMSEAIEYALKRGWRYGVGSVMNFVLLHQSIIGLEAMKQMEEIGEDPDVVVACIGGGSNFGGLVFPFLGQELQRTKDPRKKKRRYVGVTPSEVPKFSKGKYDYDFADAAGLLPELKMHTLGHQFVPPPIYAGGLRYHGVAPTISLLYNEGWIEILEYDQKSCFEAGRLFAQAEGIVPAPETNHAIKAVIDLALQAKERNEEMVILFNFSGHGLLDLSNYQKVLGL; translated from the coding sequence ATGGAGCTTCCAAATAAATGGTATAACATTTTGCCCGACCTACCCAAGCCGTTACCTCCCCTTAGAGATCCTAAGGGGGCCGAGGAGGAGTTCTCCAGAGTCGAATTGCTATTGAAGGTCCTTCCCCAGAAGTTGATATGGCAAGAAAATACCGTTGAGAGATGGGTACCGATACCAGACGAGGTATTAGAAATATATAGTGAAATAGGTAGACCGACTCCCTTGCTAAGGGCTAGGAGATTAGAGAAAATCTTGGGAACCCCCGCGAGGATATATTTCAAATACGAGGGTGCTACCCCCACTGGAAGCCATAAAATAAACACCGCCATTCCTCAAGCGTTCTACGCGAAAGACGAGGGCGTTGAAGGTCTCACTACGGAAACTGGGGCCGGACAATGGGGCACCGCTTTGTCCTTAGCCGGAGCAATGTACGACATGCCAGTAAAGGTATTCATGGTAAGGAGTAGTTTCTATCAGAAACCGTACAGGAAAGTAGTAATGAGGCTCTATGGAGCTGACGTCGTTCCTTCACCTAGCGAGGAAACGGAATACGGGAAAAAGATACTCCAAGAGAACCCGGACCATCCTGGAAGCCTTGGAATAGCAATGAGTGAGGCAATAGAATATGCTTTGAAGAGGGGCTGGAGGTACGGCGTAGGGTCTGTAATGAACTTCGTCCTATTACATCAGTCAATCATAGGTCTAGAGGCCATGAAGCAAATGGAAGAAATAGGGGAGGACCCGGACGTGGTAGTAGCGTGTATAGGTGGGGGATCGAACTTCGGTGGTCTCGTATTCCCGTTCCTAGGTCAAGAACTGCAGAGAACGAAGGACCCGAGGAAAAAGAAGAGGAGGTACGTAGGAGTAACTCCAAGTGAAGTCCCGAAGTTCAGCAAGGGTAAGTACGATTACGATTTCGCGGACGCTGCTGGACTGTTGCCGGAACTTAAGATGCATACATTAGGACATCAGTTCGTTCCGCCACCAATTTACGCTGGGGGCTTAAGGTACCACGGAGTGGCCCCAACGATATCGTTGCTCTATAACGAAGGGTGGATAGAAATATTGGAATACGACCAAAAGAGTTGCTTCGAAGCCGGAAGGTTGTTCGCCCAAGCTGAGGGAATAGTGCCAGCACCGGAAACCAATCACGCGATAAAGGCAGTAATAGACTTGGCCCTCCAAGCGAAGGAGAGGAACGAGGAAATGGTGATATTGTTCAACTTCAGTGGGCACGGACTCCTAGACTTAAGCAACTACCAAAAGGTACTGGGACTTTAA
- the proS gene encoding proline--tRNA ligase — MKLDKSNFSEWFDTVLREAELYDYGRYPVKGMGVWRPYGFKLRRLVLDNVVRKILDETGHEEVLFPILIPKDLLEKESEHVRGFEGEVFWVTKGGHQELEVPLALRPTSETAISYMESLWISSYKQLPMKLYQIVPVYRYETKATRPLIRLREVSTFKEAHTAHESFEDADKQCIEAVEVYKRIFDSLAIPYMISMRPKWDRFAGALYTVAFDTVMPDGRALQIGTVHHLGQNFSIPFEVRFQRRDEEMDYVWQTSYGISDRIFAAMIAIHGDDRGLVLPPHVAPIQVVIVPIPQKNEEDQEKVNNYVRELEEELKKAGIRVHTDNREELTPGAKYYYWELRGVPFRIEIGKREVDNDEVTVARRDVKGKVKVKRLELRKKLEELSEEMLNSMRERAWEFMKSRIRETDNIEEAKKLVEERYVVEVPWCGREECGLKLDEEVGRVLGMPLDKEINVEGKKCIVCGRKAVTKVRLAKTY; from the coding sequence TTGAAGCTCGACAAGAGCAACTTTAGCGAATGGTTCGATACAGTATTAAGGGAGGCCGAACTCTACGATTACGGACGTTACCCCGTAAAAGGAATGGGTGTTTGGAGGCCCTACGGATTCAAGTTAAGGAGGCTAGTGCTCGATAACGTGGTTAGGAAGATCTTAGACGAAACGGGCCATGAAGAAGTATTATTTCCAATACTTATCCCGAAGGACTTACTGGAAAAGGAGAGCGAACACGTTAGGGGCTTCGAGGGAGAAGTTTTCTGGGTGACCAAGGGAGGCCACCAAGAGCTAGAAGTGCCTCTAGCATTGAGACCAACTAGCGAAACAGCAATTAGCTATATGGAAAGCTTATGGATAAGTAGTTACAAGCAACTACCAATGAAGCTTTACCAAATAGTTCCCGTCTACCGGTACGAAACTAAGGCAACTAGGCCTCTAATTAGACTTAGGGAAGTGAGTACCTTCAAAGAAGCCCACACGGCACACGAGAGCTTCGAAGACGCTGACAAGCAGTGCATAGAAGCAGTTGAAGTGTACAAGAGAATATTCGATAGTTTGGCAATACCGTATATGATAAGCATGAGACCTAAGTGGGATAGGTTCGCTGGTGCCCTGTATACAGTTGCGTTCGATACTGTGATGCCTGACGGAAGGGCTCTACAGATAGGTACCGTTCACCACCTCGGCCAGAACTTCTCGATACCCTTCGAAGTCAGATTCCAGAGAAGGGATGAGGAGATGGATTACGTTTGGCAAACCAGCTATGGTATTTCGGATAGGATATTTGCTGCAATGATAGCTATACATGGAGATGATAGGGGATTAGTACTTCCTCCGCACGTCGCCCCCATTCAAGTGGTAATAGTACCCATTCCACAAAAGAACGAAGAAGATCAGGAAAAAGTAAACAATTACGTAAGGGAGCTGGAAGAGGAACTCAAGAAAGCGGGCATTAGAGTCCATACTGACAATAGGGAAGAGCTAACGCCTGGAGCGAAGTACTACTACTGGGAACTAAGGGGAGTTCCTTTCAGAATAGAAATAGGAAAGAGGGAAGTGGACAACGACGAAGTAACAGTTGCTAGAAGAGACGTCAAGGGTAAGGTCAAAGTAAAGAGACTCGAGCTCCGGAAGAAGCTAGAAGAGCTTTCCGAGGAAATGCTCAATTCAATGAGAGAAAGAGCGTGGGAGTTCATGAAGTCGAGGATAAGAGAGACGGACAATATAGAAGAGGCCAAGAAGTTAGTGGAAGAAAGGTACGTAGTAGAGGTTCCTTGGTGTGGAAGGGAAGAGTGCGGCCTAAAGTTAGACGAAGAGGTAGGTAGAGTACTGGGTATGCCTCTCGACAAAGAGATAAACGTAGAAGGCAAGAAATGCATCGTTTGCGGTAGGAAAGCGGTAACTAAGGTAAGGTTAGCGAAGACGTACTGA
- a CDS encoding DNA repair exonuclease, with product MQILHVADVHLGKRQYNLQERELDFYNAFEKSIEIALRERVDAYVVAGDLFDTPVPYTSLQPLRVAVSGFRKLRERGIEVILLPGDHDKPKARGVPSIEFVSEMTGAKLLRSSKCIEVKGYKFCGLEAFNPLSESELERAKSYVRTLRREASKRAVLVAHVGVKDLMPFQSVEKEFLPEGFLYYALGHIHKYAILEVHNTKAVYPGSLETVSRDEIPEINNKGPVLVDLKDLSLQKIRIEVRPQVKVQLRASSPIELMKELNEIYKKVPPNSVVHLFVPENLRAYVTRIVNTLSERVLHVRIDVIKSGYANNPLSDASPTVKVSLLEVLKDIYGEKLGSKVYDVIQAYIEGNDEKAEQLLDELFKSGVWNRSPYAFSQRRLSK from the coding sequence TTGCAAATACTTCACGTCGCTGACGTACATTTAGGAAAGAGACAATACAATCTCCAGGAAAGAGAACTAGACTTCTATAACGCTTTCGAGAAAAGCATAGAAATTGCCTTAAGGGAGAGAGTTGATGCGTATGTAGTAGCAGGGGATCTCTTCGATACACCCGTCCCTTATACGAGTCTTCAGCCACTTAGGGTGGCCGTTTCAGGCTTCCGGAAACTCAGGGAGAGAGGAATAGAGGTAATTCTACTTCCAGGCGATCACGATAAGCCCAAGGCTAGAGGCGTTCCCTCGATAGAATTCGTAAGCGAAATGACTGGAGCTAAGCTCCTTAGAAGCTCTAAATGTATCGAAGTTAAGGGTTACAAGTTCTGTGGACTAGAGGCGTTCAATCCCTTAAGTGAAAGCGAGTTGGAAAGGGCAAAGAGCTACGTGAGGACGCTGAGGAGGGAAGCTTCCAAGAGGGCCGTTCTGGTGGCCCACGTAGGCGTAAAGGATCTGATGCCCTTCCAGAGCGTTGAAAAGGAGTTCCTACCGGAAGGCTTCTTATACTACGCCCTCGGTCACATTCACAAATACGCTATCTTAGAAGTTCACAATACAAAGGCGGTATATCCCGGTTCGCTAGAAACAGTAAGTAGGGACGAAATACCAGAGATAAATAACAAGGGCCCAGTCCTAGTAGATCTGAAGGACTTGAGTCTCCAGAAAATAAGGATAGAAGTTAGACCTCAAGTTAAAGTTCAGTTAAGAGCTTCTAGTCCAATAGAACTTATGAAGGAATTAAACGAGATATATAAGAAAGTGCCTCCAAATAGCGTGGTTCATTTATTCGTACCTGAAAACTTGAGGGCTTACGTAACTAGGATAGTGAATACCTTGTCTGAAAGGGTACTGCACGTAAGGATAGACGTTATCAAGAGCGGGTACGCAAACAACCCATTATCCGATGCCTCCCCTACAGTGAAAGTTAGTTTGTTGGAAGTCCTAAAGGATATATATGGAGAGAAGTTGGGCTCCAAGGTATACGACGTCATACAAGCGTACATAGAGGGGAACGACGAAAAGGCAGAGCAACTACTAGATGAGTTATTCAAGAGCGGAGTTTGGAATAGAAGTCCTTATGCCTTTTCGCAACGACGTCTATCGAAGTGA